tgtggcTGTGTGTCTATTGGTCTCTGTGTTCTTttcctgcacatagtaggagtatagaaattatttttttaaccattgaatgaatgaatgtgtctATGCCTATGTATGCCTAAGTATGTTtttgtgtgtttgcatgtatatTCAGTGTTTATTTTTAGTAAAAGAAGCCATGTCTTTGTGGCTCAAAGTCCCTCAAATCAGAAGTCAGTCAACAAAGATTAATTAAATCAGACCCTATACTATACACTGGAGATATAATAACAAGCaaaagaagacagtccctgctctcaaggagctcagagtctagtGAGAGACACAACATGCAAGTCCTCTTTGGGACTTCTCAAGACCAGTGGATCAGTCCCCATTACGACTAATCAAGCTTCAAGTCTTCTTCAAGTACTGAGACAGTTCATATGCTCTTGGCTACCAGGTTTGcaaaagaagatgaaagaagcCACCTGCACTTTAGTCTGCTGAAATGATTCTGGGAAGACATAAGAGGAGCTGGAAGTCTCCATTATGTCCCTCTATATGGTTTGCCCCTTTAGAGACTTCAAGGAGTTTTCTCTTGGGTGAGATGTAGGACTCCCTCTCTTGGCTGATCTGAGTTGTTTTTCTTCCAGTAGGAGAGGtccttcattctgtattgtctgccatatattattttatgtatacCTTCTCTTGTTTCTCTTTCACTATGCTTGTGTTCCTTTACTATTTTGCTATGTATGTTCATTGTGGATCTGATATTGGGTGGGAAAGGAGTCAATATTTGAATATAGAGTTTAggttcccccttctcctccaaaATAACAAAGCTATCAGAGGTTAGAAGCAACCAAATCATATCTTCCCAGactattaatatttaattatatatatatatgtgtgtgtgtgtgtgtatatatatatatatatatatatatatatatatatatatatatatatatttctagactggtaactctttttttctgaagACAGTAGAATGGTGGAATTCCAACCATCTGCTATTCCTATTGACAAGAATAAAAGTTTCCCTTGGAagagaggctagagatgtctacaCAAACATCAGTATAGGTAATTGAATTCCAGGTATTGCATAAATGATGTATTCATAGGCAACACTGCATTTTTGCATCTCACACAGTAGAAATTTGAGGGTAAAGTGTAAAGATACAGTATCAGAGGCTTTCTTTATGGATGGGTCAGTTTAAAATGACTAGGTTGGGGAAGCTGTTATATTCCTTTCAATAAGTCCAAGTAGGTGACAGCATTCAGGAACCACTTGAAGACTATTGGGGAAGGGGTTTAGAAAGTTAGTAGAATGGAAGATGTTATTGATATGTCTGGAGAGCAGACAGTGAGAGGAGAGGGATGAAATGGAATATCTATTGGTAGAGGTACAGAAATAGGTATGGTGAGGTGATTAGGTAAAGATGAAGACTTAGATGTGTTTGGGGATAAAAATTAAGATTGGAGTGTATATAGGAATAAGGATCTGCATGGTTTTGGGAACTGGAGTTGGAGTTGATGGTGTGGATGAAAATAAGGATTGTTGTGTTGAAGGATTTGGGgcagaaatgatgaatgttggcATAGGATTGAAATAGGActagaggtggggagaggggcaaAGACAAGGACAGAGTTAGGAAAATGATATGATTAAAATACGGATAAGGATATGGATTGGCTTAGTATGGAACAGATGCTAAGATAGAGTTGGATTGAGGGGAGATAGAACTGGAGATtaggacaggatttgaatttggggtAGATATAGGATGTCTTTCTTTGATAAGGAGCTATTCATAGGGATAAATACTGGAACAGGATTGAGAAAAGAGTAGGGATGTAGCAGGCTTGAATTTGGGTAGAGAGAAGATtggaatggagaagacaacatgcctGGATTAGGAGTCAAGATCAGTAGTGTTGAACTCAAATGAAAATGGATCCCTGAACCcacatatttacttagaaaaaaacataaattaacattatctatgttgtatttttatttatttattttaaatatttcataactAAATATTAATCCTGGCCTTATTTGTGGGAAGCTTAAGTCCACAGGCCacaagtttgatacctctggtcaAGATGACTCTAGGTTTGTTGACGTCCATCTTGATCACTTCCCCAACTGTGAAAACATCTGGACAGCCCCTTCCCAAATCTGTTTGGTTCTTACACCATAAATGACAGGGTTGAGCATGGGTGGGATAACAACATAGAGGTTGGCTAGGAGGATATGGACATAACGAGGAATACTTTTCCTACCAAAGCGGTAGGCAAAGACAGAAAACAGAGCAGGGATGTAGAAGAGCAGTATCACACAAATATGAGAGCCACACGTCCCTAGTGCTTTGTGCTGAGCTTCATGTGAGGGAAGATGGAAGACAGTGCGTAGGATGAGTACATAGGAGATGGCGATAAGAATGATATCTAGACCTGTGGAGAGCAAGGCAGCTGCTACACCATACCAGACATTGACAGAGATATCAGCACAGGACAACCAAGCAATGCCCATGTGCTCACAGAATGTATGTGAAATTATATTGGTCTGGCAATAGGGTAATCTTTTGAGGAGGAAGATGGACGGAAATATAATACAGAAGCTGCGTGTAAGTATGGCCCCAGCTATCTTTTTGATGACGGTGGGAGTAAGGAGAGTGTTATAGTGTAACGGTGAGCAGATGGCTACATAGCGGTCAAATGCCATGGCCAGAAGGATGGCTGAGTCAGCCACAAACAGAAAGTGGATACAGAACATCTGGGTGAGACATGCATCAAAGGGGATGGCTTGGGTCCCCAACCAGAAGATGGTCAGAGCCTTCGGCATGGCAGAAGTAGAGAGCAGGATGTCAGCACTGGCCAGCATGGAGAGGAACAGGTACACAGGTTCATGAAGGCTCCTCTGAGAGATGATTACACTGATCAGCATACTGTTCCCTGCCAAGGCAGCCACATACATGATGCAGAAAGGGATAGAAAGCCAGATGTGCAGGTGCTCCAGACCTGGGATTCCAGTGAGAAAGCAGCCAGCAAGGCGGGTATCAGTGATATTCAGAGGAGGCATTGTGACTTTTACAGTTTTGGAGGTGAGGTCCTCATTATTCTATAGATTTTCCCCTGCATGAGAGAAGAAAATCAGGCTTTGGTAAAAGCTATGGAATCTTCACCCAGTGCCAAATTCTGATTATAAATACAGACAGCTACAACATCTATGAATGGCATCTTTGACCATAAACCAAGGACCAGTCTTTAGGTCTTCGCACAGGATTACAGGATTTGTAAACAGAGTTGGTCTCTACACATGTTGTGAGGGGGTTGGGCACAGCAACAGACTCATGATCATCTTTGTTGAGGGcatagagagagggggaggagtgtCACCATATCTGTTTTTCATGAGATAGCTAATATGAAGCTAGTGATCAATGTCCATAGGAACACCTTTGAAAGTACAGGTTATTGACAGAATCTATCTGACAATAATGGTCATAGTACAAAATCTTTAGTGAGTCTCAATTTTTAAAGACACCTGGTTTCCAAAAATGTCTTCACTTTAGGATTTAGTATAAAGATATCCAAGAGCCTGGTTTTCCATAGGTGAGAGGGAATAGGAAAAAGCTATAGAATGGATACTAGATTGTTCTGGTTACCTGTAGCAATCTTCATAAGAGTATAAATTAATGACAGTGACTgatttccctttttcccaaatacctatttttctttttgaaaaactCTAATAGATTTTTAAGTGGTGAGTACAATGGAAACATTCTTGGACCAGGAATCAAGAGAATTTAGttttagtcctggctctgctattaaTTTGCTATATGAAAGTCTCAAGAATCTAGGGATCCTACCAGCTCTAACCTGCCATGATTTAACTATACAGGAATGAATTTCACTCTCCCAGTAACCTTTCCAGTTAATTGAGTGagttggaaaaggaggaagggataggAATGGGGATAAAGATTGGGATAGGAAAactgaaaggggagaaagagagagagagggagagagagagagagagagagagagagagagagagagagagagagagagagagagagaggagaaggaggagtaaGAGGAGGAGGTGCTGTTGGTGGTTACCTGAGCCCTTCTAAGGACAAGGAGGGAAGGACCATCTGCTATCTGTTGCATCAGCACCTGTACTGAAAGGATGGGCCTCTCCGTACTTCAtcctaagaaatgataaaaagggTCATATCCTTTGGAAGGAGCCCATATGGCTTGGGTAGTAGCAACAAAGGTCAAACACTGACCAGTTCTCTACTCCCTTCTTTCTGTGTTGCCAAGAACTAGAGGGTGTTCCTTGAATGTCTGGATATATCAGGACACCTTTGAAGTGGTCAGgcaagacaaaatgaaatgaatcattttttcattgaaaattGCATTGGATTTGCGATTTCACCAGTGTAGAGTATCACCTGTCAAGAACTTCCCCTATGAATGCACATAGAAtcccttctctacaacttacagtcttacagAAGCCTGGAAGGTCTTAGAGATAAAATAACTTGTccatgttcacatggattatgtgtcagaagtgggagttTATCCCAGGCTTCAAGGCTGGGATATGCTGTTGCTAGTTTCTCCTCAATACATCTTTAGCCTTGTTTTCCTCCCCCTACACTTCTCTCTCCCGCAGCGCTTGGGAAAGAGGATATAATGAGGCTGCAGAAGGAGGGATTCAGGATAGAATGCCATCATGTGAGCTTATAGGTGGAacggacttcagagaccatcaaggctgACTTGTACCTGCACAGAATGTCCTCTATATTTCCAGGAGTGTTTATTCAGCCTGTACTTGAAGAATTCCAGTGATAATGATCCCATCATATCTGGAGGCAAATGAAGACCTTCCTATAATTGAGTTTTCCTTGAGAATGAGGCATATGGTTGAGAGAGACCAACACAGACATGCTGAACCGCCACCAccattttattaagcatttattatgtgcaagaTACTGTACAGACAATACaatgaaacaaatgaaacatcccctcaaagagcttgcttGGGGTCTGCTGGAGGTTGGGTAAATTTAACATGTGTATACTCAgaaacacatatacatttatgcaaTAGTGTACTGATATGCATACCTGTATATTAAACATACATCTATATAATACTAGCATCCTCTTACATGTACTCACTCATGCATTTATAATAACATGCATAAACACAGATACAATGTGACTATTTCCCATTATATGAAGTCTTTAAGTACAATCTTGATTGCCACCTTACAGAAATATAGAGAAAATTACTATACTGGATTGAAGGACAAATTTGATGACCTTTAGTATTCATTCTACTTCCCAGAGTCTATGGttctatttttcataattttaaccTTCAAAATGAAAAAGCAGTTGACATTTTCATCCaataatccatttttttctttgattctataGACCTTCATCAATTCTCCATGCTAGCCAACCACTAGAGTAACCATTTCCTGTATCCATCATCATGTTGCTACTTCTATCCTCCTCCAGCCCTTTCCTTACCTACCCCATCTCTCACAGTATCTGACACGTCTTTGAATCACCAACCCCTAGACGCTTTGCATAACACAATATATAAGTTCTTCTACTGTACTTTCAAATATTGATGAGCTCAGGCTATATAGGGAGCTAAACCAAAGAAGCCTAGGATTATCAGAAACCTGTGGCATGAAACTTGGAAGACACCATAAGCACTCAGACTGGGACACCCCAGTGTCTGAGGTCCCTAGCACTTTGTCCTAAGATGAAATGAGGGTCCTGAAATTATACTGTTTAGAACAGTGGGCTCTAATTTGGGAGGTAGAGCATCAGCAAAGGAATCAGGTAACCCAGGTGAAGAACAAATAGGATTGACCATCCCACCTAAAAAAGCTGCAGGAGGTGCAGACTGGCCTGGTACAAATCCCCAGTTCAGTAActgaatagatgaggaaactaaagaaaataatgatcaCTATGAAAAATTATTGTAGATCCAGAGATATCAAAAATTCAGACCTAGAAGGAAAAGTAATGCTTTAAGAACTGCAAGcagaaactcaaaagaaaaaaaactggatttCCACAAAGACGACATGAATACCTAGAATAAATGAAGCAAGTGATAACAAAGGGAAAACTCTGAAGCAAAGATTTGGAAGGAGAGTAAATAACTTAGAACAAAAAGTGGTAAACCTTACCCAAGCAATGGTATCCCTGAAAACTGGAATAAACCAAGTAGAAATCAATGAAtccatgaaatatcaagaaatattagaaaaaatcaaaatattgaaaaaaaagaagaaaacataagatATCTGACacaaaaatgactgacctggaaaacaaatcaaagacAGATCACATAACAATATTTGCACTCCCTcaaacatgatttaaaaaaaaaaaggtctggaCACTACAGttcaagaaataaatgaaaactctCCAGGTCTAtgagaaccagaagacaaaatgaagatagaaagaattcacttatcacctttttttaaggggggagggcaggccaatcagggttaagtgacttgcccaaggtcacacagctagtaaatgtgtcaagtgtctgaggctggatatgaactcaggccctcctgactgcagagctggtgctttactcactgcaccacctaggtgctccttctgaaagaaacctcaaaagaaaaaagtactaGGAATtccatagccaaaatccagagcttccacaCCAAAGAAAAATTGTTGCACACACCtagaaagaaagaagtcaagcACCAAGGACAAACAAACAGGATTACATAAGAGCTCGCAGTTTCTACTATAATTGACAGATCTTGGAATTCCATCTTCTGCCTAAATGCAAAAGGTGTGTGCTTTCAACTAAGaatagcttgccctacaaaactGACCATATTTCTAtagggaaaagatggacatttaTTGGAAAATAGAACTTCTAAGAATTGCTGAGGAAAACATCTGAGTTGAGTAGAAACTTCGAGATGCAATATTTAGTACAGTGTGTACGATCTGGAAAAGATTATTCTGTGTTGATCTTCTATGAACATATATCCCTTTTTGTGAGTAAAACCTGAAAACAatggtttatttttatattctttaaaaaaaagaaatattggaaTCTATATTTAAAAGAATCCTGTTTTgccttgtcatttctttccctagcaatttttgtttcctcttcaagtatttttatttcatgcAATATATTCTCATCTACCAGAAAATGAGATAACCATTAGTTCTGGGGTTCTACCTTAAaccctttcttttctccacttTGCAACAAATAACAAAATCACAATGTATTAGCACTAAAAGGGAAATTAGAGCTCATTTATTCCAGAAATATAGCCTGGAATTCAAAAGTTTTTATTGACTAACTATTTAGAATAACTAGAATGAAAGTagcttaataaaataataaatttaagtaTGAttcataattagagaaatgtaagaaGAAACGAACACAGTCGTACTGATAACCTGTCCTTTTCTGCATCAGTTTAAATAACTTATTCTTCTCACCTCCATGCCCTAGCCTGAGTCTGGGGTTGGGAGAGGGCTGGGCAGAAGCTAAACACACTCTCAAAGCTCCCTTAACCCAATTACTGCTCAACTACTCATCTCTGTTTCACTCTGGTTTTTCTGCCATTTTTCCAGAGTCAAAGTGTACAGTTCTTTCCCTGAAGCTCCTCGGATCTACTTTCTCTCCCTGCAGCACTCACCTATTTTGAATAACTCAGTGTaattacattttctctttttccattctgaGAAATAGTGAACCCcattcccatttttattttttttaattttatcattttatttaatattttagtttttaacattggtttccacaagattctgagttacaaattttctccccatttctacccttcccccattccaagagGGCACATAtcctgattgcctcgttccccagtcagccctctcttctgtccccactccccacatccccttttcccttactttcttgtagggcaggacagatttctacaccccatttcctatatatcttgtttcccagctgcatgcaaaacacaactattttttgagcatctggttttaaaactttgagttccaaattctctcccctcttcccttcccacccaccctccccaggaaggcaagcaattcaacatagatcacacacgtatcattatataaaacacttccacaatgctcgtgttgtgaaaggctaactacatttccttccatcctgtcctgtcaccctttattcaattttctcccttgaccttgtcctttttcaaaagtgtttgcttttgattacctcttccccccatctgctctcccttctatcatctccccttttttatccccttccccttactttcccgtggggtaagatacccaattgaacgtgtatggtattccctcctcaagttgaatccaatgagagtaagattcactcattccccctcaactgccctctctttcctttcaacagaactgccttttcttgccacttttatgtgagataatttaccccatcctatctctccctttctccctctctcaatatattcctctcaccccttaaatttatttcatttt
This Trichosurus vulpecula isolate mTriVul1 chromosome 2, mTriVul1.pri, whole genome shotgun sequence DNA region includes the following protein-coding sequences:
- the LOC118836529 gene encoding olfactory receptor 52B6-like codes for the protein MPPLNITDTRLAGCFLTGIPGLEHLHIWLSIPFCIMYVAALAGNSMLISVIISQRSLHEPVYLFLSMLASADILLSTSAMPKALTIFWLGTQAIPFDACLTQMFCIHFLFVADSAILLAMAFDRYVAICSPLHYNTLLTPTVIKKIAGAILTRSFCIIFPSIFLLKRLPYCQTNIISHTFCEHMGIAWLSCADISVNVWYGVAAALLSTGLDIILIAISYVLILRTVFHLPSHEAQHKALGTCGSHICVILLFYIPALFSVFAYRFGRKSIPRYVHILLANLYVVIPPMLNPVIYGVRTKQIWEGAVQMFSQLGK